AGTAAGAACTGTCAAAAGCAAAAACAGGTTGAAATTGTTTGTGAGGATGTTCATAAATGGTCTCCAAAAGATAAGGTGGATTTTGTCATGTTAAACAATATCCTTCATTATATATCTCCTGCTGACCGCACAGAGTTGTTTAAGAAAATCAGTGAGTGGTTGCCGCCTAAAGGGACATTATCCGTGGTTTCACCAATACACAACTCGAAACATGGAGGTCAGTTTTCAAGTGTGTTCAACAGTTTCTTTACCGCGTTTGATAATTTGTACCCGCTCCCGTCCGAAGATGATCTCAAAGACCTGGCAAATGCAACAGAACTGAAATTGGAAAAAATGCAGCCGGTCATTAGAGAAGGCGGCTGGTATCAAATTACTTTTACGAAATTGAAGTGAACCTTGTTAAAGGGCTCAACGTTGGAGGAAATCCAAGTTGAGTCCTATTTTTGTGGTGCAATAATCCTCTATTAGAATAGTTTTCCTTATCCTTCTAATATAAGGAAAAGTCGTAATAATCCCTTAATATACCCGTTATTTACGTAACCTAAATGTTATTCTACTGTTCTTTGAAACTACTAAAACCATGTTATGATTAAAACACTGAGTCAAATACATAGGAGGTATTTAGTATGAAAAAGAGCATGGTTTCTTTGGTAACGGCAGCGGCCCTTGCAGGTACGTTTAGTTTAGGTGCAAATGCCTCTGCTGCAGAAGTTACGGTAAAGAAAGGCGACACGCTTTGGGATATTGCTAAAGCAAACAATATATCAGTAGAAGAAATTAAAGAGTGGAACAGTCTATCAAGTGACATAATTCATCCACAAGAACAATTGAAAGTGGCATTGTCTGAGCGATACAAAATTGAAAAAGGTGACACGTTGTGGGGAATTTCTCAAAACTATGAAGGTGTCTCTTATCAAAAATTAGCAGAATGGAATTCCATTTCAAACCCTGATTTAATTTATGCAGGGGACGAGCTAGTAATTTATGTTGATGGAAATCCAGTTCCTGTAGAAGCTCCTGTTAAGAAAGAAGCACCGGCTGAAGAACCTGTAACAGAGGATCCAGCAGAGGAAGCACCGGCTGAGGAACCTGTAACAGAAGAACCAGCGGAAGAAGCACCGGCTGAGGAACCTGTAACAGAAGAACCAGCAGAGGAAGCACCGGCTGAAGAACCTGTAACAGAAGAACCAGCAGAGGAAGCACCAGATGAAGAACCTGTAACAGAAGAACCAGCAGAAGAAGCACCAGCTGAGGAGCCTGCTGAAGAAGAAACAGCGGCTGATCCAGAAGTAGCGCAAGAATTAACGATGACAGCTACTGCTTACACTGCAAGTTGTGAAGGATGTTCTGGTATCACTGCAACAGGAATCAACCTGTTGGAAAACCCAGATATGAAAGTTATTTCTGTTGACCCAGATGTTATTCCTTTAGGATCTAAAGTTTGGGTTGAAGGTTATGGTGAGGCAATTGCTGGAGATACTGGTGGAGCAATCAAAGGAAACAAGATAGATATCTTCATTCCAGAAAAGCAAGATGCTATTAACTATGGTGTACAAGAAGTTCAAGTGAAAGTTTATAAGTAATAGATTGATAGGGGCTGCTCGATGTCATCGGGTGGCCTCTTTTTCTATGGTTTACTTAGAACGGTTGAATTTCCATTCCAGGCGCTTCGCTTGCCTGCGGGCGGTCCGAGAGCCTCCTCACTCCGTTGCGGGGTCTCACCTGTCCCTTCCTCCCGCGGGCGTCTCGCGCCTTCCACCCCAATCAACTAGTATTGTATTCAAATTTATCTTCCCTCTTAATAGATTTTTAGGTAAAATATGAGAATATTTCCAAATCTCAAACAGGGAGAGGTATTGATTATGATTAGGAGATTGGCAGAGGCGGATCATGAAAGATGTTTTGATTTTTTAAGTGAACAACCTGCAGAAAATCTGTTTATTATTGGAGACATCGAGGCTTATGGGTATGAAAAAGACTTTCAGAGGCTTTGGGGAGAATTTAATGAAGAAGGGGAACTTATAGCGGTTCTTCTTAATTATGAAGAAAATTTTATTCCTTATGCTAAAGATGCCTTTGATGCTGAAGGTTTTGCGAATATCATGTTGAATGATCCGAAATTTACTATGATGTCAGGTTTAAAGGACGTGACAGCAAGGATTGAACCCTTTGTAATGCACCGGTTAAAGAGGAAAAGACAGACCTATTATGCGAAGTGTATCGCCTTATCACATGAGCTAGTAGCTACTGTTGATACTTCAAAGGTCCTTCAGGCGATTCCAGAGGATGCTGACAGACTTGTCCAATTATTAAAATCAGTTCCGGAGTTCAGTGATTCCATCATTACCGTGGAAAGAAAGAAACGTGTGTTAGCGGAAGGGGTTTCTCGCTCCTTCTTCGTGGAGGAAGAAGGGATGATGGTTTCCACTGCCTCGACTACGGCAGAAAATACGGTATCAGCGATGGTAGTGGGTGTGGCAACTCTTGAGAATTTTAAAAAGAAAGGATACGCTACTCAATGCATGGTCAAATTGTGCGATCAACTTCTTCAAGAAGGAAAAGAGCTGTGTTTGTTTTATGACAATCCGAGTGCGGGAGTAATCTATAAGCGGATAGGTTTTCAGGATATAGGATTTTGGATGATGTATTCTTTTCATAAACAAGAGCAAGAGTAGGAACTCCCAACTTTTATTTAACGTTTTACCCAGTCGCTTTAGTGGAATAAGGTAATAGGAAACTTATCACGTAAACGAGGCGATTGAATGAATTTAAAAGAGGAAGCGCGCTATTGGAAGGAACAGATTGATTTTAGTAAGGTATGGGCGCCTGGCCTGCTTATCCTTGCGGGGATAGTTCTCATGATTTCCGCCACGGCTTTGTTCCTTGAACTGGCAGAGGATGTATGGGAACAGGAGAAGTTTACATTCGACCATGTCATCATGGATTATTTTCAATCTCTAGAAAGCGGAACATTAACTAACGTTCTAAGGTTGTTAACGGAAACTGGTTCCGTCTGGTGGATAACCGCTGCGAGCATAATTACGGTGTTATTCCTTTGGTTGAAAAAAAGAGATGTACTCGGCGTGGTGTTTTTCATTCTTTCCATCGGCGGTGGGGGATTATTTATCTTTGGCTTGAAGTACTTTTTTCAGCGCGAACGGCCTACAATGGCTCCGGAATACGACGGGAATGGATATAGTTTCCCGAGCGGGCATGCGTTGGGGAGTTTTATCTTATACGGTTTCATCATATATCTGATTGCCCGAGAAAAACGCTTCTTTAAAATGAGAATGCTTGCAATTGGACTGTTGGCCACCCTTGTCATCTTAGTAGGTGTTAGCAGGGTCTATCTTCAAGTGCATTATCCAAGTGACATATTGGCAGGTTATGCAGTCGGGTTGATCTGGCTGATATGCTGCATATTTTCAATGGAAATGATGAAGGTTTATCGGGACAAAGATAAGCGGGCTCATCTCTCCAATCTTATTTATCGTAGAAAATGAAAATAGAACGGTCCCAATTGGGCCGTTCTATTTCATTTGCGCCTCTACTTCTTTATTAAACTTATTTTTAACCTCTTCCAAATCAGACGTTTCATATTTCTCTATCAACACATGTTGGAGTTTTTCCATCACCATAGTTTGCTCGTATAAGTCTCTATCATAATCATGGTTTAATTCTACAAGGGTCATATCTAATGCTTCTGCATAAGCTTTATGCTGGGGAACATCACTCTGATCTGGTCCTTCTGCTATCCAATTATCAAGTTCTTCTTCTGTAACGGTCACATTGTATTTATTTTCTGCTACAGACATAAATGTTTCGTAATACTTTAAATTGTACTCTGCCTTCTCCAAGGCCTCCTCTTTGGTGAGGTCTCTTTTATTCATTAGCCTCTCATCACCTATTGCGCGGATGACCCATTTTTCCAACTTTTTGTCTTCTATTTCCATTTTCTTTGTGCGATCTACGATAAATTCCATAATGAATTTATATTCTTCATATGAAAGCTCACTTCCTGCAAACAATCCGTCTAATGGGCCTGCCTCAATTGCATCATTTGTCTCTTTTTGTTCCTGACATGCTGTTAACAAAGTTAGAGTGCAGACGATAATAAAGATAATACGTTTTTTATTCATCATTTCTCACCTATGGCTTTTTCTTTTATCCTACCAATAAACGGAGAAGAGGGCAAAGCAAAGGGTTAGATAGAGCAAGACAGATCGGGAGTGAGTACTTTGTTAAAATTCATCTCTACTTTTATGCTGGTAGCCATTATTGGTGTTATTGGTTATCATTTTTATGATTATGTCGATGGGGGTTCCTTATTTTCTTCCACGACACTTGCAAGTGTGCAGGAAATAGAGCATCAAGAATTTGAAGATGCGGTTCTATATCAGGGAAACAGAGAAGTCAGCACTTTAGAAGTCTTAGCAGAACAACATAAATATTTAAATGACGTAACTGGTTGGGGAGGGGCGGACACTGTCGATCTCCGAAACTTGAAAACATCTGACGATTGGAAAGAACTGAAAGCTGCTGTCAATTGGATGAAAACAGAAGGCTTTGCCCCATCTAAGGTATGGAATGACATGGAAAATGCCAATGGGCTTATTATGCTTGTGGAAAGAAATGATGACAGAATGGCGTTGAAATACTTACACCGGATTTTTCATGATTTGGATGTTTCCCTCAATGAAGTAACAGAAGAAGAAGGCGAAACAAATATCTGGGGTGTAACCCATGCACTCGGCAACAACAGAGAAATCAGAAGAATAAATAATTACCTGAAAAAGAACTTTTAAGCGGATATCAATTCCGCTTATTTTTTTGCAGAAAATTTAAATAATTTGCTGAAACTTAAAGGGAATTTGTCCGTATCTGTAGAAATAGTAAGTGTTGTGAAAGGAGAGAAGGAGGAATCCGTGGTGAAAATCACAGAATTTATGGGCAATAAAGTATGCACACTGATGATGGAGTCAGAAGGACATAAAGTGAAGATTGAATTTATGTATTCCGAAATGCATCCAGAAATTCTTGACTACAGTTTCCGAATTAATGGTAATCCTTCCTTGCAAACTAGAAATGTTGTTAATGATCTTGCGGAGAAGAAAATGCAGGATTTATTTTATCAATTAACTCAAAATGTTCTTTAGGTGACTCTAATAGTAGAGTCTCTTTTTTTTGGAACGCCGCTGTTGATTTCCGCAAACGGCTTCGCTTTCCGCGGGACGGTGCTTGAGCCTCCTCACTTCGTTGCGGGGTCTCAACCTACCGTTACTCCCCCGCTGGAGTCTTCGCCTTTTGCTCCAATCAACAGCTATATATCACTCTTTATTTTGAACTAAAAGTAATAATAAATCATTGTCCCACTTAACTGAATAATGAGATAATGTAATGGAGATGCAAAGGGGGATTTGTGATGACGATTACAGTGGATATGATTAATAGATGGGATGAAGAGGATGGTTTAAAAAAGTATCGGGATGAGTTTTACATAAAAGAAGGTTCCATCTACATGGATGGAAATTCGCTAGGGCTTTTATCTAAAAGGGCAGAGTCATCCCTTCTAAGCTTATTGGATTCCTGGAAAAACCATGGCATAGATGGTTGGACGAGCGGGGAGGAGCCATGGTTTTATTTTGCGGAAAAACTTGGAGAATTGAGCGCTCCGCTTGTTGGTGCGAAAAAGGAAGAAGTGATGGTCACGGGTTCTACAACGGGGAACCTTCATCAATTGCTTGCAACTTTTTACGATCCAAAAGAAAAACGAACCAAAATTGTAGCGGATGAGTTGAACTTTCCCTCTGATATTTATGCGGTTCAAAGTATTTTGAAACTAAAAGGTTTTAATCCGGATGAGCAGCTTATTAGAGTGAAGAGCAGGGATGGCCATACTATTTGTGAAGAGGATATCATCAACGAGCTAAATGAAGAGGTGGCCATTCTAATCTTGCCAACCGTCCTATATCGCAGCGGTCAGTTGTTTGATATCGAAAAGATTACAAAGGCAGCTCATGAAAAGGGAGTCATCGTTGGGTGGGATGGATGCCACTCTGTTGGTGCCATTCCGCACAGATTCCACCAATGGGAAGTGGACTTTGCCTATTGGTGCAATTATAAGTACTTAAATGCCGGTCCAGGTGGAGTGGGAGCATTATTTGTCCATGAAAAACACTTTGATAAAACACCTGGGTTAACAGGGTGGTTTGGATCTGACAAGCAAAAGCAATTTGATATGGAACATACGTTTACACCTGCTACTACAAGCGGAGCCTATCAGATTGGGACACCCCATATTTTCAGCATGGCCCCGCTGCTTGGTTCATTAAAGATGTTTGAAGAAATTGGGATGAAGAAAATCAGGGACAAATCACTCCATCAAACTAGAGTGATGATGGAACTAATCGAGCAAGAGTTATCTGGATACGGATTTAAAATGACCAATCCATTGGAGGATGTTTGCCGTGGAGGTCATGTGAGTTTAGAACATCCAGAAGCTGCACGAATTTGTAAATCATTGAAGGAGCTTGGAGTGGTTCCGGATTTCCGTAAGCCGAATATCATCAGGCTAGCTCCTGTTGCTCTGTATTCTACTTATAAAGATTTGTATGAGACCGTACAAATTCTGCGAAATATTATGAATGAAAAACATTATGAAAAATACTCCAATGAACGGGAAGTAGTTGCTTAAGGAGGCAAGGCGATGAGAATGTATGATATTTCAAGGCCACTTAGTGAGGATACACCAACTTGGCCGGGGGATACTCCGTTTCACTATCAGGTTAACTGGTCCAAGCAGCATACAGGATCGGTTAATGTCGGCAGCATAAAAATGAGTGTGCATACAGCCACTCATGTAGATGCACCATATCATTTTGATGACAAGGGAAAGCGGTTGGATGAATTGGACCTTTCTGTTTTCAAGGGGCCTGCAGTCGTTGTGGATGTGAGGGGGCATCATAAAATTGAAAGGAAGCATGTAGAAGAGGTTATAGGTCAACATCATGCAAAACGAATTCTCTTTAGAACGGATGCATGGGAAAAAGAAGGCGAGTTTCCTGAACAAATTCCAACATTATCCTTAGGAGTAGTGGAATTGTTGAGAGATATGGAGGTGCCTCTAATTGGTGTGGACCTTCCCAGTGTAGATGTTTTGGATAGTAAAGAGTTAAACATCCATCATAGTTTACACCAAGCTAATATTTGTATTTTAGAAGGAATTGATTTACGGGATATACAAGAGGGAGAGTACGAGCTGATTGCCCTGCCTTTGAAGATCAAGGGTGCAGACGGATGTCCAGTGAGAGCAGTACTTATAGAAAATGTTTGATAGAAATTTGCTTTCCATTCTTGGTTTTCATACAATAGACATTAATCTATTATGGTGAGGTACAAAGATGAAAAAATGGCAAAAAACCAGTTTAGTTACCTTAGGGATAGTTGTTGGTGTAGCGGCTGCAGCCTGTCTCTTCTTAATTGCAACACCTTATAAATTAATGAATGAAGAAAGTATGGAATCAACAGATGAAGTAATGGTAAAAGAAAATAGTGGTTGGATATCCTTCTTTCCAACTGAAGAGAATGAGGAAGCCGGTATCATCTTTTATCCTGGTGGAAGAGTGGAAGCTGCCGCATATGCTCCATTAGGCAAGATGTTGGCAGAAGAAGGGGTTCCATTTATAATCGCGAAGATGCCTTTGCATCTTGCTGTGTTAAATCCAGATAAAGCGGACAAGATCATTGAGAAGTATGATGATCGGGAATGGGTGATCGCTGGTCACTCTCTCGGCGGGGCAATGGCAGCCAACTATGTGAAAAATAACCCTGATAAGGTCACAGGTCTGATACTGATGGCAGCATATCCTGCAGAAGATGATGATCTAACATCATTCAAAGGTGATGTCATTACTTTTGAAGCCCAGCTTGATGGTGTTATTGATGAGGAAAAATTAACAAAAGCTGATTCCCGTCTGCCATCACAGATGTACACCTTCATCATTCAAGGGGGAAATCATTCGCAGTTCGGCAACTACGGTCTCCAAAAAGGAGATAATGAAGCAAGCATCTCCAAAGAAGAACAGTGGGAACGGATCGTACAAGGAGTAGTGAGGAGCTTTTAAAGCCCCTCACTATTTTTCTATATTAAAGAAGAATATAGTACTGTTGATTTCCGTTCCA
This window of the Sutcliffiella horikoshii genome carries:
- a CDS encoding 3D domain-containing protein, which translates into the protein MKKSMVSLVTAAALAGTFSLGANASAAEVTVKKGDTLWDIAKANNISVEEIKEWNSLSSDIIHPQEQLKVALSERYKIEKGDTLWGISQNYEGVSYQKLAEWNSISNPDLIYAGDELVIYVDGNPVPVEAPVKKEAPAEEPVTEDPAEEAPAEEPVTEEPAEEAPAEEPVTEEPAEEAPAEEPVTEEPAEEAPDEEPVTEEPAEEAPAEEPAEEETAADPEVAQELTMTATAYTASCEGCSGITATGINLLENPDMKVISVDPDVIPLGSKVWVEGYGEAIAGDTGGAIKGNKIDIFIPEKQDAINYGVQEVQVKVYK
- a CDS encoding GNAT family N-acetyltransferase; amino-acid sequence: MIRRLAEADHERCFDFLSEQPAENLFIIGDIEAYGYEKDFQRLWGEFNEEGELIAVLLNYEENFIPYAKDAFDAEGFANIMLNDPKFTMMSGLKDVTARIEPFVMHRLKRKRQTYYAKCIALSHELVATVDTSKVLQAIPEDADRLVQLLKSVPEFSDSIITVERKKRVLAEGVSRSFFVEEEGMMVSTASTTAENTVSAMVVGVATLENFKKKGYATQCMVKLCDQLLQEGKELCLFYDNPSAGVIYKRIGFQDIGFWMMYSFHKQEQE
- a CDS encoding phosphatase PAP2 family protein; the encoded protein is MNLKEEARYWKEQIDFSKVWAPGLLILAGIVLMISATALFLELAEDVWEQEKFTFDHVIMDYFQSLESGTLTNVLRLLTETGSVWWITAASIITVLFLWLKKRDVLGVVFFILSIGGGGLFIFGLKYFFQRERPTMAPEYDGNGYSFPSGHALGSFILYGFIIYLIAREKRFFKMRMLAIGLLATLVILVGVSRVYLQVHYPSDILAGYAVGLIWLICCIFSMEMMKVYRDKDKRAHLSNLIYRRK
- the kynU gene encoding kynureninase → MTITVDMINRWDEEDGLKKYRDEFYIKEGSIYMDGNSLGLLSKRAESSLLSLLDSWKNHGIDGWTSGEEPWFYFAEKLGELSAPLVGAKKEEVMVTGSTTGNLHQLLATFYDPKEKRTKIVADELNFPSDIYAVQSILKLKGFNPDEQLIRVKSRDGHTICEEDIINELNEEVAILILPTVLYRSGQLFDIEKITKAAHEKGVIVGWDGCHSVGAIPHRFHQWEVDFAYWCNYKYLNAGPGGVGALFVHEKHFDKTPGLTGWFGSDKQKQFDMEHTFTPATTSGAYQIGTPHIFSMAPLLGSLKMFEEIGMKKIRDKSLHQTRVMMELIEQELSGYGFKMTNPLEDVCRGGHVSLEHPEAARICKSLKELGVVPDFRKPNIIRLAPVALYSTYKDLYETVQILRNIMNEKHYEKYSNEREVVA
- the kynB gene encoding arylformamidase, encoding MRMYDISRPLSEDTPTWPGDTPFHYQVNWSKQHTGSVNVGSIKMSVHTATHVDAPYHFDDKGKRLDELDLSVFKGPAVVVDVRGHHKIERKHVEEVIGQHHAKRILFRTDAWEKEGEFPEQIPTLSLGVVELLRDMEVPLIGVDLPSVDVLDSKELNIHHSLHQANICILEGIDLRDIQEGEYELIALPLKIKGADGCPVRAVLIENV
- a CDS encoding alpha/beta fold hydrolase; the protein is MKKWQKTSLVTLGIVVGVAAAACLFLIATPYKLMNEESMESTDEVMVKENSGWISFFPTEENEEAGIIFYPGGRVEAAAYAPLGKMLAEEGVPFIIAKMPLHLAVLNPDKADKIIEKYDDREWVIAGHSLGGAMAANYVKNNPDKVTGLILMAAYPAEDDDLTSFKGDVITFEAQLDGVIDEEKLTKADSRLPSQMYTFIIQGGNHSQFGNYGLQKGDNEASISKEEQWERIVQGVVRSF